The Chryseobacterium indologenes genomic sequence ATTAAATTCAAAAGAACAGTTAATGCCTTTATTTTGATCAGTATTGTACTTCTGCTTGCCTTTACCTTCGTACTGACAGCTTTTATATTTTATATTTTAGACGCTCAGAATGTGCAGCCTAGCAACTCCAACCTTACCATTATCATTGTCGGGATTACAGTGAGTACATTTCTTGCTATATCGATGATCTGGCTGTATTACAGGCTGGTATACGGTACCATTATTAAAAAACTGGATAAAAATTTAAAGCAACTTAAGGAAATAGATTCTCAGGAAAATTAATATACGTAGGTTATAGTTCAAGATATATTCATTATTTTTATTCCACCAAATCTTACACTATGCCTTTATCTTATGTCTATGGAGCATCCGAGGTTCCATTATTAGGACAGACTATCGGAGCCAATCTTAAAAGTACAGTTGAAAAATACCCCCATCAGGAAGCATTAATCTGTGTTCATCAGGATTACAGGGCTACGTATCAGGAATTTTATAATCAGACAACTGCTGTTGCAAAAGCATTGATATTCTTAGGTGCAAAAGCCGGTGACCGGGTTGGAGTATGGTCTTCCAACCGTTACGAATGGGTACTTTTACAGTATGCAACGGCCAGGATTGGGACGATTTTAGTCAATATCAATCCCGCTTACCGTACGCATGAACTTACCTATGTTCTTAATCAGTCTGAAGTTCGTTTTATCTTTTCTTCTTTACATTTCAAAACCAGTAATTATAAAGAAATGGTAGAATATGCGAAAGAAGTATGCCCGAGCCTTGAGCACGAAATTTTCTTTGATGATACCTGGGAAGATTTTGTAAATAACGGGCAGAATATTTCTGATGAAGTACTTCACAGTTTTGAAGAACATGTACAGTTTGATGATCCTGTGAATATTCAGTATACTTCAGGCACTACGGGTTTTCCTAAAGGAGTAACACTTTCTCATCATAATATTTTAAATAACGGGTATTTTATCGGGATACGTTTACATTATACGGAAAAGGACAGGGTGTGCATTCCCGTACCTTTTTATCATTGTTTCGGAATGGTCATCGGGAATATATGCTGTACCGCTCACGGAGCCTGTATGGTAATCCCGAATGACAGTTTTGATCCGGATATCACCTTAAAGGTAGTCTCGGATGAAAAATGCACATCTTTATATGGTGTTCCTACTATGTTTATTGCTGAACTGGCTGTAAAAGATTTTGAAACCTATGATTTTTCAAGTTTAAGAACAGGAGTGATGGCAGGTTCAGTTTGTCCGCCAGAAATCATGAAAAAGGTGGAAAGCCTGATGAATATTAAGGAAATGAGCATCTGTTACGGAATGACGGAGACCTCTCCCGTCTCTACCCAGACTTTAATTGGAACTCCATTGGCCAAACAGGTAAGTACCGTAGGCACAGTACAGGATCACCTTGAGATAAAAATTGTTGATGAAAACGGCAGAATCCTGAAACGCGGGGAACATGGCGAACTTTGTACGAGGGGATATTCCGTTATGCTGAAATACTGGAATGACCCTGAAAACACAAAAAAAGTATTAGACCACGCGCGCTGGATGCATACAGGTGATCTGGCGGTAATGGATAAGGATGGCTATATTACCATTTCAGGAAGAATTAAGGACCTGATCATCCGCGGAGGAGAAAATATTTCCCCTAAAGAAATTGAAGATTTTTTATATACCTATACCCATATTCTGGATGTTCAGATCATAGGTATTCCCAGTGAAAAATTTGGAGAGGAAGTCATGGCATGGGTGAAGGTAAGAAAAGGATTTACCATTACTGAAGATGAATTGGTTGAATACTGCAAAGGAAAAATTGCCCATTATAAAGTTCCGAAATACTGGAAATTTGTAGATGAGTTTCCAATGACAATCTCAGGAAAGATAAGAAAAGTGGAAATGCGTGAAATTTCTATGAAAGAATTGGGTCTTGAAAATGCTAAAAATATATAACTAAATTATATTTTACTAAAAACAAAAGGTGAACATTTAACGTTCACCTTTTTATATTATCCGATACTATCTATAGTTCTTTCCTTAATCTTGCAACAGGAATATTAAGCTGCTCACGATATTTTGCGATCGTTCTTCTGGCAATATTATATCCTTGTTCTTTTAAAATCACTACCAATGCATCGTCCGTTAATGGTTTTCTCTTGTTTTCTTTATCGATTACTTCCTGCAGGTGGGTTTTGATTTCTTTTGTAGAAACTTCTTCTCCGTCATCATTCGTTAAACTATCAGAGAACAGATCTTTAAGATAGACGATACCGTTTGGGGTATCGGCATATTTACTTTTACCACTCTGGAGATGGTAGAAATATCAAATCCCGTTATATCTGCAACATCTTTTAAGATCATTGGTTTCAGAGATTTTTCGTCCCCTGTAATGAAATAATCTTTCTGGAACTTTACAATCGCGGTAATGGTTTGTAATAATGTATTCTGACGCTGGTTAATCGCATCGATATACCATTTGGCAGCATCAAGCTTTTGTTTGATAAACAAGGCCGCTTGTTTATGCTCTGAAGAGTTTTTATCGTGTGAGTAGGTTGACAAAATATCTTTGTATTCCTCAGATACTCTCAGAGTCGG encodes the following:
- a CDS encoding AMP-binding protein, with protein sequence MPLSYVYGASEVPLLGQTIGANLKSTVEKYPHQEALICVHQDYRATYQEFYNQTTAVAKALIFLGAKAGDRVGVWSSNRYEWVLLQYATARIGTILVNINPAYRTHELTYVLNQSEVRFIFSSLHFKTSNYKEMVEYAKEVCPSLEHEIFFDDTWEDFVNNGQNISDEVLHSFEEHVQFDDPVNIQYTSGTTGFPKGVTLSHHNILNNGYFIGIRLHYTEKDRVCIPVPFYHCFGMVIGNICCTAHGACMVIPNDSFDPDITLKVVSDEKCTSLYGVPTMFIAELAVKDFETYDFSSLRTGVMAGSVCPPEIMKKVESLMNIKEMSICYGMTETSPVSTQTLIGTPLAKQVSTVGTVQDHLEIKIVDENGRILKRGEHGELCTRGYSVMLKYWNDPENTKKVLDHARWMHTGDLAVMDKDGYITISGRIKDLIIRGGENISPKEIEDFLYTYTHILDVQIIGIPSEKFGEEVMAWVKVRKGFTITEDELVEYCKGKIAHYKVPKYWKFVDEFPMTISGKIRKVEMREISMKELGLENAKNI